The DNA sequence GAGAGGCTATTGTTGAAGTATGGGTTGATGTTGCAGACGGTAAGGTCACAAAGATAATGGACATGCCGAAAAAAATAATGTATGAAAACATTCCTGTAGCACTGTATTAGTCCTATGAAAGTAATCAATATGTCTCATTAATGGAGGGTGAAAATGTTTCCTCTGAAAATCAAAGTAATATTATTGATTTGCATATCCATAACAAGTATATATCTGGTTATCTCCGGAAGTTTCAGAATTCTTTATAAAGGACTACCCTCAGACCATTTTGATGGAAGACGGTTTTTTTATAAAGGTTCCACCCACTCCTTCACCGATATGGTTAAGTGGATATGGCAAATGGAAACTGTGGAATGGCCTGCCTGGGTAGATGATCCTCCCCAGGCAAAACCTGTAGAGCATGTTAAAGCCGGAGAACTTAAAATAACCTACATCAACCACGCTACACTGCTGATACAGATAGATGGAATAAACATACTGACTGACCCTATCTGGTCAGAAGGTGCAGGCCCTATTTCATTTTTAAGCACAAAAAGGGTAAGGGCACCGGGCATAAAATTAGATGACTTACCCAGGATTGATGTTATTCTGATAAGCCATGACCATTATGACCACCTGGATCAAAAAACTTTGTCCGGGCTTTCAAAGACTCATAAGCCGAAAATTCTTGCAGGGTTAGGTGTAAAATCCCTACTAAATGAAAAGAAATTCCCTGACATAACAGAGCTGGACTGGTGGCAGTATTCTGTATATAAAAACCTGAAAGTCACCTTTGTACCCGCCCGTCACAACTCAGGCAGGGCTTTTACAGGAAGCAACAAAACCTTATGGGGGGGATTTGTTATTGAAAGTCCGGAAGGAAAGGTATATTTTGCTGGTGATACGGCTTATGATGACTTTATACCGGAGATAGGAAAGAAATTCGGTCAATTCCGCTTAACTGTTTTGCCTATAGGAAGTTATGAAAAACGCTGGTATATGAAAACCCAGCATATGAATCCAGAGGAATCTGTAAAGACCCATATACTGTTAAAATCAAAGCAAAGTGTAGGCTTTCATTACGCAACTTTTAAAGAGCATCCGGAGCAAGCTATTAATGCCCATGAAAAGGATTTGTCCATAGCTCTGAAAAAGTATGAGGTTCCCGAAACGGCTTTTTGGGTTCTTCAGTTCGGTGAAGGAAGATATGTCCGAAAATGAATATTTTGTTGATATGAATATAACTCTATATTGCGTTTCTGCTCATCAATCGTATTCCTGTCCTTCGTCACCACTCTTATATAGCCGCTTGCCTTTGTCTATCCATACAGTCTCCTAATGAAATACTAGATTTTTTAAAAGAAAAAAGCCTTACATTAAAGTTATTAATCCACCTATACCTGGATTAAATCACTTATAAGGCAATTTTATTGGATTAACCAACGTTTATTTATCTTAAATATTGGCAATAACTAATCTAAGTAGTTTTACTAGGAGGTTCTTTTAAAAATGGATAGTATATTTTTAAACCTTGAAGAGAGAAAGAATATCGGTGGAGGAAAAGTGAAAAGATTGAGAAAAGCAGGCTATATACCTGCTGTAATTTATGGGCGCAGTATGGAATCCATACCCACTCAGATAAAAGCGTCGGAATTCAGGGAGTTTTTAATGAAACACGGCAAAAATTCAATTTTCACTACTGAATTTGCAGCAGAGCAGGATATGTCCGTTTTGGTTAAAGATATCCAATATGACATGTTGAAAAACGCTGTTTCTCACGTGGATTTCCAGCGGGTTTCCATTAATGAAAAGATACATGCTGCAATACCCGTCAGAATAACAGGAGATAACAGGCTTAAAGGCACCGGTAGTGTAATCGTTCATCAGCTCGATGAGGTTATTGTAGAATGTCTTCCGCAAAATGTTCCCCATCATCTGAATGCAGACGTATCCGGCATGACACCCGGCCATAGTCTGACAGCAGCACAACTGCACCTTCCTCAAGGAGTGACGCTTGTAACGGAACCCGGCAGTGTAATACTGGCAGTTACTGGAGGCAAATCAGCTGATTTGCAGGTTGAAAAGACAGATGAAGCCGTTGTGCCCAAAGGTGAAGAAGGAAATGTTCATGCAAAAAGAATATAGAAATATATTCACCATAAGATTTTTACTTAATTAAGCATTAAAGAGCCAGTAAATAACTCCCTGGCTCTTTAACCTCTAAACACTAAACTTATGAATACTATCCTGCAAATTTGTTGCCAAACTTGTCAGTTCTTCGGCAAATGTCGATATTTGCTGGATTACAGACATCTGCTCCTCAGCCGAAGCAGCAACCTGTTGAGTGCAGGCAGCAGCATTTTCTGCTATATCTGCAATATTGCTAATATCAGTTCCGGTTTCCTTTGCATTTGAGTTTAGCAGGTTTGCAGCCGCTGTAACCTCTTTTACTTTTTCAGTTATCTTAATAACGGTATCTGTAATATGCCAAAACGCATTTACAGTATCTGCCATAGCCTTTTCCTGATCCGCTGCGGAAACCCTGACTTTATCCACTTCTTTAACAGTGTGTTCGATACTTGCTTTAACCTCTTTTACAATATCCTGTATCTTTTTTACTGATCTGCTAGACTGCTCAGCCAGCTTCTTAACCTCTTCTGAAACTATAGCAAAGCCTCTTCCATGTTCTCCTGCACGTGCTGCTTCAATTGCGGCATTCAACGAAAGCATTTCTGTCTGAGCTGCTATTCCTCTGATTGTATCCACTATTAACCCTATTTCCTTTGATTTTTCCGATAATTCTGTTATAGATGCACCTACATTTATCACTATAGCCTTGTTTTCAAGTATCTTTTCCTTCTGGTACCGGACAGATATTTCGCCAGATTTTATGGTTTCTTTCGACCTTTCAGCCAATTCTTCCGACTTCTCCATATCAGCCGCAATTTTATCCAGTCCTGTTATTATTTCTGTAATGCTTGACTTACCCCTATCAGATGACACAGCCTGCTCTGAAGCCCCTTTTGCCAGGTCAGACGTAGCTGTTGCAACCTGTTCGGACATTTTCAGAATAACAGATGTAGACGACATCACTTCTTTGGAAGATTCTGCGACACTGGCCCCCATGACTCTCACATCTTTTAGCAGTGCCTGAACGTTCATTATCATGCTGTTAAATGCCCGTGAAATTATACCTATTTCATCCTTCTGATCAATATCTATCAGTTTTGAAAAATCATATTCCGCGAGTCTGTCCAGATGTTTCAAAAGCTTCCTGATGCTTCGATTCAGTGGAATTGTGATTAAAGCAGCCATTGCTGCAGCTAAAATTACAAAGGCTAGTGTAAATATATGAATTCTGTTAATAACGGAAGCCTTCATCTCATCCAGATCATCTATATAAATCCCGCTTCCGACTATCCATTTCCATGGTTCAAACCCCTTAACATATGACATTTTCGGCTGAGGTTTTTCCCTGCCGGGCTTTGGCCACTGATACTTAACAACTCCTTCTCCACTTTCTTTAACCTTGTCAACAAAAGCGGAAAAAAGCCTAAAACCGGTAGGATCCTTGTATTCTGAAAGATTTTGCCCGTCTAATTCAGATTTAGTAGGATGCATTATCATTACAGGAGTATAGTCATTTATCCAAAAATAATCATTACTGCCGTAGCGCATTCTGTTTATTTCAGACCGAGCCATCTCCTTTGCTTTTTCCTCGGATACTATGCCTTTCCGGACCTGGTCGTAATAATATTCCATCGTACTGTAAGGCACCTCAACGAGATTCTGCATCTTATTAATCGACCGTAACTCTATAGTTTTTTCAATGGTTGGAATTATAAAGACTTCAATTAATGCAATAAATGAAAGCAATAATATTGCACAAAGGATAAAAATTTTATTGCTTAGCCTTAGATTTTTCAATAGCTTCATCTTGTATCCCACCTAACATTTATTTAAAACTACTATTTTTATCGGAATAATAACAGAAATTCTTGAGCATATGACGCTTATCCAGTATAAATTACCAGATACAGGCTTTTAGTACAAACAAAAACACGGTCAGTTCTTAAAGCAAACTTAGGAACTGACCGTGTTTTTAGTAATAATAAGCATTAAAGATTCTTTTCCGTTTTCTTCAGCTTTTCTGCAAGTTTTAAAGCTTCTTCATAGGATACAGGTTTTTTGAAATCCATAACCATTCCACCCGCAACCCAATCCTTACGCTTTTGATTCTTTTCCGGACAGTGCTGGTTACTGCACTTCCCGTTTTTCTTCATAGATCCGCACTTGCAAAAATCCATAAATAACATTCCTCCACATCTTAAGCTATGCCTATTTTAGATTCCATACTATATTTTTACTCCCCCTCAAATAATAGCAGCCCATACTCCCCTTGACAGCTATCATGCGCTATTAGTATATTCAAAAAAGGGAAGCTGCTTATAGAAGCCTCTTCCCACTGATTTATCTTTCATCTTTAAAGGTTGTACAACATGTATCATCACTTATGTCTGCACGTCTGCCACCCATAGGGTTCACTTCAAGTGCTTGCGCATGACACATATACTCTTCGTTAAACACACAGTTTGTAACACCGCATTTTACCTGCATACATGGTGATTTTGCATCCATTTGCCTCACCTCCTTTGGCCGGAGAAAATAGTAATATTTCTAGCACCTTCAGACAATAAATTTGTCTCTTGCTCCAGTTAACTTTATTTCAATGCAATTGTTTTTGTTTTTCTTACAATTATTATGTTAACATGCTTACTATTATATGCTGAAAAAAAATTATATTAATAAAATTTTTTGGCATAATGAAAATTTAATATAAACAAAAAAAGACTCGTACCAACCGAGTCTTTTTTGCTTATATCAGCAGATTATTGACTAGCAAAACGGGTTAACTTATATCGTCTGGCAGCCATTACAATAATATATGCTGCCACCCATGTAGTTTTCTTTTTTGATAGTATTTCCACATATATCACACTGTCTGCCTGCTGTATTCTTGCTCGCTTTTGTCCTGTAACCCCCAGGACAACCGAACAAATCTCTTTCGGTGTCTCTTCCTCCCTGAAATGTCATCTCGGCAAGAGTAGATTTTATAGTATCAAAAAGCTTTTCCTTATCTGCTATGGATAAGGTATTCATTTTCCTTTTAGGGTGTATCCCGGCAATATAAAGTATGTCCTGCAAAACACCGTTACCAAGCCCGGGTATTCTTTGTTCGGTAGCAAGAAAGGCTTTGGCGCTTAACTTCTGAACCTCAGGTATTGTAGCAAGTCGGTCAAAATATACTTTACTAAACTCTTCAGATAAGGGAGACGGTTTCTCTTTTGCAGTTTTATAGTAGATATTGTCATATTCACCTTCACCGAAACTGCATAAAGCTCCATACATCTGAACACATGCACTGACAGCAGAAAAGTCCTCAAACTCTATCAGGAGCTGGTGTTTCTGGGGTCGCTGTTCATTTTGGTTATGATACCGTACTCCTACCCCTTCACTGAACAGCACTCTTTTGTCCTCTGCTTCAATTTCT is a window from the Clostridia bacterium genome containing:
- a CDS encoding MBL fold metallo-hydrolase, producing the protein MFPLKIKVILLICISITSIYLVISGSFRILYKGLPSDHFDGRRFFYKGSTHSFTDMVKWIWQMETVEWPAWVDDPPQAKPVEHVKAGELKITYINHATLLIQIDGINILTDPIWSEGAGPISFLSTKRVRAPGIKLDDLPRIDVILISHDHYDHLDQKTLSGLSKTHKPKILAGLGVKSLLNEKKFPDITELDWWQYSVYKNLKVTFVPARHNSGRAFTGSNKTLWGGFVIESPEGKVYFAGDTAYDDFIPEIGKKFGQFRLTVLPIGSYEKRWYMKTQHMNPEESVKTHILLKSKQSVGFHYATFKEHPEQAINAHEKDLSIALKKYEVPETAFWVLQFGEGRYVRK
- a CDS encoding 50S ribosomal protein L25, with translation MDSIFLNLEERKNIGGGKVKRLRKAGYIPAVIYGRSMESIPTQIKASEFREFLMKHGKNSIFTTEFAAEQDMSVLVKDIQYDMLKNAVSHVDFQRVSINEKIHAAIPVRITGDNRLKGTGSVIVHQLDEVIVECLPQNVPHHLNADVSGMTPGHSLTAAQLHLPQGVTLVTEPGSVILAVTGGKSADLQVEKTDEAVVPKGEEGNVHAKRI
- a CDS encoding methyl-accepting chemotaxis protein, whose protein sequence is MKLLKNLRLSNKIFILCAILLLSFIALIEVFIIPTIEKTIELRSINKMQNLVEVPYSTMEYYYDQVRKGIVSEEKAKEMARSEINRMRYGSNDYFWINDYTPVMIMHPTKSELDGQNLSEYKDPTGFRLFSAFVDKVKESGEGVVKYQWPKPGREKPQPKMSYVKGFEPWKWIVGSGIYIDDLDEMKASVINRIHIFTLAFVILAAAMAALITIPLNRSIRKLLKHLDRLAEYDFSKLIDIDQKDEIGIISRAFNSMIMNVQALLKDVRVMGASVAESSKEVMSSTSVILKMSEQVATATSDLAKGASEQAVSSDRGKSSITEIITGLDKIAADMEKSEELAERSKETIKSGEISVRYQKEKILENKAIVINVGASITELSEKSKEIGLIVDTIRGIAAQTEMLSLNAAIEAARAGEHGRGFAIVSEEVKKLAEQSSRSVKKIQDIVKEVKASIEHTVKEVDKVRVSAADQEKAMADTVNAFWHITDTVIKITEKVKEVTAAANLLNSNAKETGTDISNIADIAENAAACTQQVAASAEEQMSVIQQISTFAEELTSLATNLQDSIHKFSV
- a CDS encoding DUF1540 domain-containing protein, whose product is MDAKSPCMQVKCGVTNCVFNEEYMCHAQALEVNPMGGRRADISDDTCCTTFKDER
- a CDS encoding endonuclease VIII is translated as MIELPEALTIACQLNDSIKGKKIANVTAAQTPHKFAWYHGDPQSYHELLYGKTIKGVRGFGSMVEIEAEDKRVLFSEGVGVRYHNQNEQRPQKHQLLIEFEDFSAVSACVQMYGALCSFGEGEYDNIYYKTAKEKPSPLSEEFSKVYFDRLATIPEVQKLSAKAFLATEQRIPGLGNGVLQDILYIAGIHPKRKMNTLSIADKEKLFDTIKSTLAEMTFQGGRDTERDLFGCPGGYRTKASKNTAGRQCDICGNTIKKENYMGGSIYYCNGCQTI